A portion of the Dissulfuribacter thermophilus genome contains these proteins:
- a CDS encoding SIR2 family protein: protein MNEHECLSPKSGDSKQDGDLNRIFEAIRGNQVLVGGQDNMWKQLAPLLAEDPEDDERRQKVLKKYPEVLKELRICVGTLLKMDNVSFLLGAGASMDAGGVSLARIPFEVEQYLLEIGMADETPATWLMLFYDILAALTNTKSCDPSQRKETVSRIVNGQQPKKDYYLPRKNLEEFLTTLHTWQAALVGETITVAIGNGQELSISRLDLSDLIMHLTEGLTKACLLPLEDKRDALLIHRRLLKKVLTRPLNLRRVNLFTLNYDTLLEQAADAEGVVLVDGFVGTLRRVFRPESFDQDFYFPAHTTEGRVHRLDRVLHLYKLHGSITWHREDPSWENPYGLYATFFNENIHHDDVLIYPTPLKYGQVLGLPYSELFRRLESCIVQPQSVLFVIGYGFGDEHVNTLIRQALSVPSFTLVVVDPNPQNDFVNQLEQHGDQRVWIVKGWGNDDDRVLWGLGTFKGFVEHLLPDLREEEIQQRIIETYNALDFQKSTDSSPAGGGSDGD, encoded by the coding sequence ATGAACGAACATGAATGCCTCTCGCCGAAATCAGGCGATTCTAAACAAGATGGGGATTTGAATCGCATTTTCGAGGCCATTCGGGGCAACCAGGTCTTAGTCGGAGGGCAAGATAACATGTGGAAACAACTCGCCCCTTTGCTTGCTGAAGACCCTGAAGACGATGAGCGCCGCCAAAAGGTACTGAAGAAGTACCCGGAAGTTCTGAAGGAACTCCGAATCTGCGTTGGAACCCTTCTCAAGATGGACAATGTCTCATTCCTTCTCGGGGCTGGAGCGTCTATGGATGCAGGAGGTGTCTCTCTTGCGAGAATCCCCTTTGAAGTAGAACAGTACCTACTCGAAATAGGAATGGCAGATGAGACGCCAGCCACTTGGCTCATGCTGTTCTACGATATTCTTGCAGCACTAACAAACACTAAAAGCTGTGACCCCTCTCAACGAAAAGAAACTGTTTCTCGTATAGTTAATGGACAACAACCAAAAAAAGACTATTATCTTCCCCGTAAGAATCTCGAAGAGTTTCTAACCACTCTACATACGTGGCAAGCTGCCTTGGTTGGCGAGACAATAACCGTTGCTATTGGTAACGGTCAGGAACTCTCGATCTCCCGTCTCGACCTAAGCGATCTGATTATGCACCTCACCGAAGGCCTTACAAAGGCCTGCTTATTGCCTCTCGAAGATAAGCGTGATGCACTTCTCATACATCGTCGACTGTTGAAAAAAGTATTAACACGCCCGCTCAACCTTCGGCGTGTCAATCTGTTCACTCTGAACTACGATACGCTTTTAGAACAAGCTGCCGATGCAGAAGGAGTTGTATTGGTTGATGGTTTTGTCGGCACGCTGCGCCGCGTTTTTCGTCCTGAATCCTTCGATCAGGATTTCTACTTTCCGGCCCATACTACAGAGGGGCGAGTGCATCGTCTTGATCGAGTACTACATCTTTACAAATTGCACGGTTCGATTACGTGGCACCGAGAGGATCCGAGCTGGGAGAATCCTTACGGACTATATGCCACATTCTTCAATGAAAACATCCATCACGATGATGTTCTAATCTATCCAACTCCCTTGAAATATGGCCAGGTGCTTGGGCTGCCATATTCTGAATTGTTCCGTCGTCTCGAAAGCTGTATCGTGCAACCTCAGTCAGTATTGTTTGTTATCGGATATGGATTCGGGGATGAACATGTGAATACCCTAATCCGGCAGGCCCTTTCAGTACCAAGTTTCACGCTAGTAGTTGTTGATCCGAATCCACAAAACGATTTCGTTAACCAGCTGGAGCAACATGGAGACCAGCGCGTATGGATAGTGAAAGGCTGGGGAAACGATGACGATAGAGTACTGTGGGGTTTAGGGACATTCAAGGGATTTGTCGAACATCTTCTTCCCGACCTCCGTGAGGAAGAAATCCAGCAAAGGATTATTGAAACATACAATGCCCTGGATTTTCAAAAATCCACTGACTCGTCCCCGGCAGGAGGGGGAAGCGATGGCGACTGA
- a CDS encoding antitoxin has product MKSKAITIRGIDEALSSKLKEIARKEKKSVNQLVLDAIMQKVGIAKDKKYTRRYDDLDHLFGKWTEEEFSEIQEAINSQRKIDVELWK; this is encoded by the coding sequence ATGAAATCAAAAGCCATTACAATTCGTGGTATAGATGAAGCACTCTCTTCAAAACTAAAAGAGATTGCCCGCAAAGAAAAAAAAAGTGTAAATCAGTTGGTATTAGACGCCATTATGCAAAAGGTAGGAATCGCAAAAGATAAAAAATATACCAGGAGATATGATGACCTGGACCATCTTTTTGGAAAGTGGACAGAAGAGGAATTTAGTGAAATTCAAGAGGCTATCAACAGTCAGAGGAAAATCGATGTGGAATTGTGGAAATGA
- a CDS encoding ATP-binding protein, which produces MATDFEIGRVVAIDTSQVTIELNRDLKALTLSTYEDTVEVGRINSYVIIPVGARRVVAMVTRVVMTEEAELRTDKTMVALPAARRLMKATMIGTIDGGDFTQGISSFPVLDSPVLIATKEDLTAIFGGKEHTNRTPKKGVGYCISIGSSGVFQDYEIRIDPDKFFGKHAAIIGSTGSGKSCTIATIIQSILQMPEVERTRFIILDTNGEYREAFQEERNGSWVDAHPSFRCLYIPTDPSRPRDNLVIPYWFMNSNDFVRLFRASPGVQRPVLIDALTSAREGERAQDAWRSIRSDLLTEGNRILSACRGTESRDARLIRQLCDEVLKVLECPDNKDVIAEFIEHYPNITEDQIKETFKEVRDIVREGIQREGQQYERYAAIGADKRRRIEKLLMPLLGTLTARGTKRWSEGGVATADTPRYFSKTRFRDIHLEQAMSREDASMSRARDNCATMLMRIYRLFEDKRFEFLFGPTDGDWPKPAHALATFMRDILGLPSADEKRIQLSPASKENSETETEADKPRIEEGILPFYDRQRKENDKPFNIVIVDLSLLAAEVLENVTALIGRLILEFLQRAGERQVSGIERGELPVVLVLEEAQNYVRAPRSRDDESISRDVFERIAREGRKFGLGLIVASQRPSELSKTVLSQCSSFVVHRLQNPEDLRYFREIVPGIYNQLLDQLPALAPRMALVLGECVSAPALVYMREAIPTPRSKDPKFWERWIEKSPPIPDVEGVCRKWEGEDVEANQTERKSPKGEQVVD; this is translated from the coding sequence ATGGCGACTGACTTTGAGATAGGCCGGGTAGTCGCGATAGATACTTCCCAGGTCACGATTGAGCTTAATCGAGATCTAAAAGCATTAACCCTCTCCACATACGAAGATACTGTCGAAGTCGGACGGATCAATTCCTATGTCATTATTCCAGTTGGTGCGAGACGCGTTGTGGCCATGGTAACCCGCGTCGTAATGACCGAAGAAGCTGAACTTCGAACGGATAAGACCATGGTCGCACTGCCTGCTGCGCGTCGTTTGATGAAAGCAACTATGATCGGAACTATAGACGGGGGAGACTTTACGCAAGGTATTAGCTCGTTTCCCGTTCTAGATTCACCGGTGTTGATCGCAACCAAGGAGGATCTAACAGCGATATTTGGCGGCAAGGAGCATACAAACCGCACCCCCAAGAAGGGAGTAGGTTACTGCATCTCGATTGGTTCTTCTGGAGTTTTTCAAGATTATGAAATCAGGATCGATCCAGACAAGTTCTTTGGGAAACATGCCGCAATCATTGGGAGCACAGGCTCCGGAAAATCTTGCACCATTGCAACAATAATCCAATCAATCCTCCAAATGCCTGAGGTTGAACGCACACGTTTCATCATACTAGATACGAACGGAGAATATCGCGAGGCATTTCAAGAGGAGCGTAATGGCTCCTGGGTGGATGCACATCCGAGTTTTCGATGTTTATATATACCAACAGACCCCAGCAGACCTCGTGATAATTTGGTTATTCCTTATTGGTTTATGAATTCTAACGATTTCGTACGGCTCTTTCGCGCTTCTCCGGGTGTTCAAAGACCTGTTCTGATTGACGCCCTTACGTCTGCACGCGAAGGAGAAAGGGCTCAGGACGCATGGCGATCTATTCGAAGCGATCTTCTTACGGAGGGAAATCGTATATTGTCAGCATGTCGAGGAACGGAATCCAGGGATGCAAGATTGATTCGCCAGCTGTGCGACGAAGTGCTGAAAGTTTTGGAATGCCCAGATAATAAAGACGTCATAGCCGAGTTTATTGAGCATTATCCCAACATTACTGAGGACCAGATTAAAGAGACGTTCAAGGAGGTTCGTGATATCGTTCGTGAGGGAATTCAAAGAGAAGGGCAACAATACGAACGATATGCAGCTATTGGCGCTGACAAACGACGGCGGATTGAGAAGCTCCTAATGCCACTATTGGGCACATTAACGGCCAGGGGGACAAAAAGATGGAGTGAGGGCGGAGTAGCTACCGCGGATACTCCGAGGTATTTCAGCAAAACACGATTTCGCGACATACATCTCGAACAAGCAATGTCTCGTGAAGATGCGAGTATGTCTCGCGCTAGAGATAACTGCGCGACAATGCTGATGCGCATTTACCGGCTATTTGAGGATAAGCGCTTCGAATTTCTTTTCGGACCGACCGATGGAGATTGGCCTAAACCAGCCCATGCCCTCGCAACGTTTATGAGAGACATTCTAGGTTTACCAAGTGCAGATGAGAAAAGAATTCAGCTCTCCCCAGCATCGAAAGAAAACAGTGAGACAGAAACAGAGGCGGATAAGCCACGGATAGAAGAAGGCATCCTGCCTTTTTATGATCGGCAGCGGAAGGAAAATGATAAGCCATTCAACATAGTTATTGTTGACCTTAGTTTGTTGGCCGCCGAGGTCCTTGAAAATGTCACGGCGTTGATTGGCAGATTAATTCTTGAGTTCTTGCAGCGTGCCGGCGAGCGGCAAGTTAGCGGGATAGAGCGAGGTGAGTTACCTGTGGTCTTGGTGTTAGAGGAAGCACAGAATTACGTTCGAGCACCAAGGAGCCGTGACGACGAATCGATTTCGCGGGATGTGTTCGAAAGAATAGCGCGCGAGGGCAGAAAGTTCGGCCTGGGGCTGATCGTGGCTTCACAGCGGCCTAGTGAGCTCTCGAAAACTGTGTTATCGCAGTGCAGCAGTTTCGTAGTTCATCGATTGCAGAATCCGGAGGACTTGCGCTACTTTCGGGAGATTGTTCCTGGGATATATAATCAGTTGTTAGACCAACTGCCTGCGCTTGCCCCACGGATGGCGCTGGTACTTGGTGAATGTGTGTCCGCACCGGCATTAGTATACATGCGAGAAGCAATCCCAACACCAAGAAGTAAAGATCCGAAGTTCTGGGAACGATGGATCGAAAAGTCACCGCCGATACCGGATGTTGAAGGTGTATGTAGGAAATGGGAAGGAGAAGATGTGGAGGCTAATCAGACGGAACGGAAATCTCCCAAAGGTGAACAAGTGGTGGATTGA
- the sodN gene encoding superoxide dismutase, Ni gives MYKLIKALDSKFGFDQAKAHCDVPCGIYDPIVAQISALTVVRMMDLMAALEGEGVAFNNSMTRYITVKEKHAEQAKHEIRVIWGDFIKPDHLAQYPELTELVHNIMQLGSKARQTADREVGVALVEAINQFAEIFWAIKGVKTKKAKAPYAPELEMVYPDL, from the coding sequence ATGTATAAACTAATCAAGGCCCTAGATTCCAAATTTGGGTTTGACCAGGCCAAGGCCCACTGCGATGTGCCCTGCGGCATCTACGATCCTATTGTAGCTCAAATCAGCGCTCTAACCGTGGTCCGCATGATGGATTTAATGGCCGCCCTGGAAGGCGAAGGCGTGGCGTTCAACAATAGCATGACGCGCTACATCACAGTCAAGGAAAAACACGCCGAACAGGCAAAACACGAAATTCGCGTGATTTGGGGCGATTTCATCAAACCCGATCATCTGGCCCAATATCCTGAACTGACCGAGTTGGTCCACAATATCATGCAATTAGGCTCCAAGGCCCGCCAGACTGCAGATCGCGAGGTTGGCGTGGCGCTTGTAGAAGCCATTAACCAGTTCGCCGAGATCTTCTGGGCAATCAAAGGAGTTAAGACCAAGAAAGCCAAGGCTCCGTACGCACCTGAGCTTGAGATGGTCTACCCCGACCTTTGA
- a CDS encoding type II toxin-antitoxin system VapC family toxin has protein sequence MRRLLIDTNIYSCALRGHDEVVEILRRAELIGFSVVSIGELLTGFKLGKWESKNRNELEEFLDSPRVTIYGIDENTSEFYSEIVWNLRKIGRPIPTNDIWIAATAFQHGLKLFSKDEHFKYIAGLPLV, from the coding sequence ATGAGGCGGCTTCTAATAGATACTAACATATATTCCTGCGCCTTAAGAGGCCATGATGAGGTGGTCGAAATTCTCAGACGAGCTGAATTGATCGGTTTTTCTGTTGTAAGCATAGGGGAACTCCTAACCGGGTTCAAGCTGGGGAAATGGGAATCAAAGAATAGGAACGAATTGGAAGAGTTCTTGGACAGCCCCCGGGTAACTATTTACGGGATAGATGAAAATACGTCTGAGTTTTACTCTGAAATAGTATGGAATTTAAGAAAGATAGGAAGGCCTATTCCAACAAATGATATTTGGATTGCTGCTACTGCGTTCCAGCACGGCCTGAAGTTGTTTTCAAAAGACGAGCACTTCAAATATATTGCTGGTCTGCCACTGGTATAA
- a CDS encoding S26 family signal peptidase, with protein sequence MVKIIRVHGKSLFPDFHPGDYVLLWTGKRAVRTIKEGDVIVFRQAAYGTLIKRVEKVDPENGLLHVRGTHPASADSKYFGPIPPEEVIGKMIAHIRRPSK encoded by the coding sequence ATGGTAAAGATCATCCGCGTGCATGGGAAAAGTCTATTCCCTGACTTCCACCCAGGCGATTACGTCCTGCTGTGGACTGGAAAGCGTGCTGTGCGCACCATCAAAGAAGGCGACGTGATTGTCTTCCGCCAGGCCGCCTACGGAACACTAATTAAGCGGGTTGAGAAGGTCGACCCAGAGAACGGCCTACTGCACGTGCGCGGCACTCACCCTGCCAGCGCGGATAGCAAATACTTTGGCCCCATCCCCCCTGAGGAAGTCATCGGCAAGATGATAGCTCACATCCGCCGCCCCAGCAAATGA
- a CDS encoding acyl-CoA dehydratase activase, which translates to MSKDKFQFLYGLDVGSTTAKIAILDSELELIYDKRYRTFGRPVETVLQLLNELPKELQPQKGGSYFSMTGTGGRLIQGIIGGVFVNEVVAHTEAALHFHPDCMTILDMGGQDTKLVILERIEGRTRIKDFQLNTLCAAGTGSFLDQQAARLGIDIKEFGILASKSKNPATIAGRCTVFAKSDMIHLSQNAVSVPDIAAGLAFSLARNIKATLAKGKNLTHPFVFQGGVAENIGVRKAIRSVFEIPPNGLYVPIHFKTMGAIGAVIFAKKNSLQPLPFKGIDSLKTHLRANRPKTIRLKPLGPVSEGSVAQENHELPNNLHLKSHKIIIGVDVGSISTKVVALTPKGELISYYYGKTSGRPLDAIKAGLRTINNTLGEEVEVVAVGTTGSGRYLAGDFIGADCITNEITAQARAAVHIDPEVDTIFEIGGQDSKYIRLERGTLVDFMMNRACAAGTGSFLEEQAGRLGLKIEEFGDLALEAKSPVEMGERCTVFIESDLIHHLQQGIGTSDLVAGLCYSIVHNYLNKVVENRSIGRRVLFQGATALNKGIVAAFEKVLERPVIVPRHCNVTGAIGAALIALERKSKGKSRFLGFNEIRRSYKVSSFECRSCPNRCSISRVKIEDRPPIFYGGRCERYEAVGSRRITNKKLPDLVTHRQELIFSYGMELDEAQKTQFGPIGIPYALICQDMLPFFSTLLKSLGYGPVPSGPTTKNITLKGAEASVTEPCFPVKAAFGHIVSLMDTGIKRIFVPSIVDLPGVGKNRIGQVCPYVQSFPYVSQAIVGEDSEFSFIKEAFRLSGNGIKNSGLVKRLSSIFGVSTKKIRSALSDAMEAQIDFESRFKNACMEALNHADSTTKKVVLVGRPYNALDPGLNLSIHKKLLTLGALPLPLDALELEAFADKGKATYWRYGQKILAGANAISRKPDLSAIYITNFGCGPDSFVLRFFKERLNARPFLELEIDEHSQDAGILTRIEAFLDTIRPPKPTKCNDNVQKVGSKNIPGAKMTLGRVSDRTVYIPYMSNHSYALQAALLAFGRDAKVLPKTDEESARIGMKFALGKECYPAMLTCGDLIKMTRLPDFNPKKAAFFMPGGQGPCRLGQYSNFHRSILDEIGLHDVSILGVNQDEEMYEEVANIGKGFDRLLWKGVVAIDLLESALRATRPYAKEPKEAETLFNRYLQGLVELIEKKKDIYPLLKEASKEFGKLKDASQKKRPVVGIVGEIYVRSNEFANADLVRNLESLGAEVLLPTVSEWILYTNFTAMRKVKRQENLRLFVKLYLKNLVQVIDLKRMERLFAGVLQKKEPLTGSLLNLARPFITDEFEGEAILSIGKAIHLVEKGVNGIVSVMPFTCMPGTIVCAMIHGLRQRLQNVPFLAVSCDYQKQTGRNLRLEAFMHQISWG; encoded by the coding sequence ATGTCCAAAGACAAATTTCAATTTTTATATGGCCTAGATGTTGGCTCAACTACTGCAAAGATCGCTATCTTAGATTCCGAATTAGAACTTATATATGATAAAAGGTACAGAACCTTTGGGCGTCCTGTGGAGACCGTCCTCCAACTACTAAATGAACTCCCCAAAGAACTCCAGCCCCAAAAAGGAGGCTCTTATTTTAGCATGACAGGCACAGGAGGGAGGCTCATCCAGGGCATTATTGGTGGCGTGTTTGTCAATGAGGTTGTCGCTCACACAGAGGCCGCACTTCATTTCCATCCAGATTGTATGACAATCCTCGACATGGGTGGACAAGACACAAAACTCGTGATCCTGGAACGTATCGAGGGACGAACAAGGATAAAGGATTTTCAACTCAATACCCTTTGTGCTGCTGGAACCGGCTCTTTTCTGGACCAACAGGCTGCCCGTCTTGGTATCGACATAAAAGAATTCGGCATCCTTGCTTCGAAATCTAAAAACCCTGCCACCATCGCCGGAAGATGCACTGTGTTCGCAAAAAGCGACATGATACACCTTTCTCAAAACGCAGTATCTGTCCCTGACATTGCAGCTGGCCTTGCCTTCTCTCTTGCAAGGAACATCAAAGCCACCCTCGCCAAGGGGAAAAACCTTACACATCCATTTGTATTTCAAGGGGGTGTTGCAGAAAACATAGGCGTTAGAAAGGCTATTAGATCAGTATTTGAAATCCCTCCAAATGGACTCTATGTTCCGATCCACTTTAAGACAATGGGTGCCATCGGGGCCGTGATCTTCGCGAAGAAAAACTCTCTTCAGCCTCTGCCCTTTAAAGGTATTGATAGCCTCAAAACTCACTTGAGGGCTAACCGCCCGAAGACCATAAGACTCAAGCCCCTTGGGCCAGTCAGTGAAGGATCCGTAGCTCAGGAAAACCACGAATTACCCAACAATCTTCACCTCAAAAGCCATAAAATCATAATTGGGGTGGATGTAGGATCAATAAGTACAAAAGTTGTAGCTCTAACACCCAAGGGGGAACTCATTTCATATTACTATGGCAAGACCTCTGGTCGTCCTCTAGATGCCATCAAAGCAGGACTTAGGACAATCAACAATACCCTTGGCGAAGAGGTGGAAGTGGTGGCTGTAGGCACCACAGGGTCTGGGAGATATCTTGCGGGTGATTTCATAGGGGCAGATTGCATCACCAATGAGATTACCGCCCAGGCAAGGGCTGCAGTACACATAGATCCTGAGGTGGACACAATATTCGAAATAGGAGGGCAAGACTCCAAATATATTAGGCTCGAGCGAGGCACATTGGTTGATTTCATGATGAATCGGGCATGTGCTGCCGGTACAGGCTCGTTTCTCGAGGAACAAGCCGGCAGGCTTGGTCTTAAAATAGAAGAGTTTGGAGACTTGGCACTCGAGGCAAAATCACCAGTTGAGATGGGGGAACGATGTACGGTCTTTATTGAATCGGACCTGATTCATCATCTCCAACAGGGGATTGGAACCTCGGACCTCGTGGCAGGGCTTTGTTATTCTATTGTCCACAATTATCTCAATAAAGTCGTGGAGAACAGGTCCATTGGAAGGCGGGTATTATTCCAAGGGGCAACAGCCCTAAATAAAGGGATTGTTGCTGCTTTTGAAAAGGTGCTCGAAAGACCTGTCATAGTACCACGCCATTGTAATGTTACAGGGGCAATAGGTGCTGCCCTCATAGCTCTTGAAAGGAAAAGTAAAGGAAAAAGCCGATTTCTGGGATTCAACGAAATTAGGCGTTCGTACAAGGTAAGTTCCTTTGAGTGTAGGTCGTGTCCAAACCGCTGTTCTATTAGCAGGGTGAAGATAGAGGATAGGCCCCCAATCTTTTACGGAGGAAGATGCGAGCGTTACGAGGCAGTGGGAAGTAGGAGGATTACTAACAAAAAGCTTCCAGACCTTGTAACACATCGCCAAGAACTCATTTTTTCATATGGCATGGAACTCGATGAGGCCCAAAAGACCCAGTTTGGCCCAATCGGAATTCCTTATGCCCTTATTTGTCAGGACATGTTACCTTTCTTTTCCACTCTTTTAAAATCCCTTGGATACGGACCAGTACCATCAGGGCCAACCACAAAAAACATCACCTTGAAGGGTGCCGAGGCGTCGGTTACTGAGCCATGTTTTCCAGTAAAGGCCGCTTTTGGACATATAGTGTCGTTGATGGATACAGGCATTAAACGAATTTTTGTACCTTCTATAGTTGATCTCCCAGGGGTGGGTAAAAACAGGATCGGACAGGTATGCCCATACGTTCAAAGTTTTCCTTATGTCTCACAGGCTATTGTTGGGGAAGATAGTGAGTTCTCCTTCATAAAAGAGGCATTCAGGCTCAGTGGGAATGGAATAAAAAATTCAGGACTTGTAAAACGTCTATCCTCGATCTTCGGTGTAAGTACAAAAAAAATTCGATCAGCACTTTCCGACGCTATGGAGGCCCAAATAGATTTTGAGAGCCGTTTTAAAAATGCTTGTATGGAGGCATTGAACCACGCTGACTCAACCACTAAGAAGGTGGTTCTGGTAGGGCGGCCATACAATGCCCTTGATCCAGGCCTTAACCTTTCCATCCACAAAAAACTTTTGACACTTGGGGCCCTTCCATTACCGTTGGATGCATTGGAGCTTGAGGCATTTGCAGATAAAGGTAAAGCCACGTACTGGCGGTATGGGCAAAAAATTCTGGCTGGGGCCAACGCCATCTCAAGGAAACCAGATTTGTCTGCAATCTATATAACAAATTTTGGATGTGGACCTGATTCATTTGTTTTACGTTTCTTTAAAGAAAGGCTAAATGCTCGTCCTTTTTTGGAGTTGGAAATAGACGAACACTCGCAAGATGCGGGGATTCTTACAAGAATAGAGGCGTTTCTCGATACGATTAGGCCACCAAAACCCACTAAATGTAATGATAATGTACAAAAAGTAGGTTCAAAGAACATCCCAGGCGCTAAAATGACCCTTGGAAGGGTCTCAGACAGGACAGTTTATATCCCCTATATGAGCAATCACTCTTATGCCCTACAGGCAGCTCTTTTAGCCTTTGGCCGTGACGCCAAGGTGCTCCCCAAGACAGATGAGGAAAGTGCACGAATTGGCATGAAATTCGCCTTGGGCAAGGAATGTTACCCAGCCATGCTTACCTGCGGTGATCTGATTAAAATGACAAGGCTTCCTGATTTTAATCCCAAAAAAGCAGCATTCTTTATGCCTGGCGGCCAGGGCCCTTGCAGGCTTGGGCAGTACTCGAATTTTCATAGATCCATATTGGATGAGATAGGACTCCACGACGTATCTATCCTGGGAGTCAATCAGGATGAAGAGATGTACGAAGAGGTGGCTAATATTGGAAAAGGTTTTGATCGTCTTCTTTGGAAAGGTGTAGTTGCAATTGACCTGTTAGAGTCTGCGCTGAGGGCCACCCGGCCCTATGCCAAAGAGCCTAAAGAAGCGGAAACACTATTCAATAGGTACTTACAAGGGCTCGTTGAACTGATTGAAAAGAAAAAAGACATTTATCCACTTCTAAAAGAGGCATCTAAAGAGTTTGGCAAACTCAAGGATGCATCTCAAAAGAAGCGGCCCGTTGTAGGCATAGTGGGTGAGATCTACGTACGCTCCAATGAATTTGCAAATGCAGACCTGGTCCGAAACCTCGAATCTTTGGGAGCAGAGGTCTTACTCCCAACTGTGAGCGAGTGGATCCTATACACCAACTTTACTGCAATGAGGAAAGTAAAAAGGCAAGAGAATCTAAGGCTTTTTGTAAAGCTCTATTTGAAAAATCTCGTACAGGTCATTGATTTAAAACGCATGGAACGTCTTTTTGCAGGTGTATTGCAAAAGAAAGAGCCTCTTACAGGAAGCCTTTTGAATCTTGCAAGACCATTCATCACGGACGAATTCGAGGGCGAGGCAATTTTGAGCATAGGTAAAGCAATTCATCTAGTTGAAAAAGGGGTAAATGGAATAGTAAGTGTCATGCCGTTTACATGTATGCCAGGGACAATCGTGTGTGCAATGATACATGGACTTAGGCAACGGTTACAGAACGTACCCTTCCTCGCTGTATCGTGCGATTATCAAAAACAGACTGGCAGGAACTTGAGATTAGAGGCCTTTATGCACCAGATATCATGGGGATAG